CGCGGCGGGGAAGTCGCCAAGGTGCTGAAGGGAATCGAGGCGGCCGAAGCCGCGGGACTCTCGCCAATCAAGCTTAACGTCGTGCTCATGAAAGGCATTAACGACGATGAGATCAAGGATTTTATCGCTCTTACCCTGAATAGTCCGCTGAATGTGCGGTTTATCGAATATATGCCGATCGGCAGCGCAACCGACGCTTGGCGGCAGACCTACCTGCCGCTGGAAAGAGTACTCGAAGCATGCCGCGAGGCCGGATGGGAGACCGAGGAAGCGCATCCGCCCGCCGGAAACGGCCCTTCCCAGGACAGCCGTGTCGTCGGCGCCAAAGGCACATTCGGTCTGATTCATCCGGTAAGCGAGCATTTTTGCGACAACTGCAACCGGCTGCGCCTTACGGCCGACGGTCATATCAAGGCCTGTCTGTATTGGTCCGATGAATATAACGTCCGTCCGCTGGCGGGTGACCCGGAAGCGGTGCGCGGCTTATTCCGCAAAGCGCTGGGGGGCAAGCCCCACAACCATGAAATGGCGCTGGCGCTGGAGAAAAAAGCCCAGAGCCACACGCCTACGACCCGCCGCATGTCACAAATCGGCGGTTAGACCGTAAGCTCGGCCCACAGCTTCCAGGCCATGTAGCCGGCCATTCCCCAGAGCAGCAGCGCCGAGAATATGTTCAGCAGCCGCACCAGCCGGCCGGAAGGATCGGCCTTGCCGAGCGCCCTTCCGGCGGCGGACAAGCCCATGAACCACAGCCAGGATACCCCGGCGGCCGCGGCGGCGAACGCCCAACGCTCCGCGGCGCCATACTGCAGGGAGCTTGTTCCGATCACGCCCACCGTGTCCATCAGAGCATGCGGGTTAAGCAGCGACACCGACAGCGCATAGGCTACCTGTTCTTTCGGAGGAAGAACGGCGGCTTGTTCTCCCGCTGTGCCCCCTCGCAGAATTTGTCGGCCCATCACGGTCAAAAAGACGGCGCCCGCCCCATAAATGAAGGGGGTCAGCCAATGGAGCGACAGCACCGCCAGGGACACTCCGCCTACGGCTGCGAAGATCAGCAGCGTATCGCACAGCGCCGCCGTTATCACGACGGGAAGCGCGCGGGTATACCGGGAATGCAGCGCTCCCTGGTTAAACACAAAAATATTCTGCGCCCCAAGCGGCAGAATAAGGCCGACGGCCAAAATAACCCCATGCATGACGACTTCCGTCAACGTTGTCCCTCCTAGCTGTTTATTGCGCGCGGCAAAGGCGCCGCGGCTGTTTCATTTTCCTTTACGATAGTACAGCCTTTCCGCCCTTAAGTGACCATCCAAAACCGGGTCAGGGAGCCCAACCAAAGGAAATATCTCCCCTCATCATGCTATACTGTGGTCAATAGACCAGCACGAAAAGAAACGGCTGCATCGTCCGGACAGGAGGACGGCAACCGTTTCTTAATTTAAGGAACAGACCAAGGTTTCTATGAAAAAGGGAGGGATTTCCATGTGGCACAGCGCCGGCATTTCTTCGGTAGACTGGCGCCCGGACCCGGCTTCGCCGCTGCCGCTCTATGCGCAAATCGCCGGATATTTCCGCGCCAAAATCGGCTGCGGCGACTGGCCGGCGGGCATGAAGCTGCCGCCGCAGCGCGAGCTGGCCCGTCAGCTTGGCGTCAACCGCAGCACGGTTGTTGCGGCGCTCGATCAACTCGCCGCGCTCGGACTCATCGAAGGAAGGCAGGGCGGCGGCACGAGGATAGCCGCGGAAAGAGCAAACCGGGGGATGGCGGGAAGCTGGAACGATTATGTGGAGGAAGGCATCCATTATCCCAATTTGCCGGCCGTTCAGGCGATCAACCGCCTGGAATTTCAGCCGGAGCTGCTTCGGCTCGGAACGGGAGAGCCCGCTCCCGAGCTGCTGCCGGGTGAAGAAATGCGCTCTATTCTGGCCGACTTGGCCCGGGACGAGCTGCCGCTGGCGTACGAGGAACCGCTCGGCAGCCTGCGGCTTCGGAGGGCACTCAGCGCGGAGCTGGGCCGAAGCGGCATTCAGGCGGCTCCCTCCTCGATTCTGATTCTTTCCGGGGCGCTTCAAGGCTTTCAGCTGATTTCCCTCGGCCTGCTGCCTAAGGGATCGACCGTTCTGCTGGAGAAGCCCTCCTATTTGTACTCCATTCATTCTTTTCAGTCGGCGGGGGTCAAGCTGCACGGTCTGCCCATGGACGGCCGGGGCCTCATGGCGGAAGGACTGGAGGACGCAGCCGTTCGAACCAAGGCGGCGCTGCTGTATACGATTCCCGCCTTTCATAATCCGACGGGCATTCTCATGGATGCGGAGCGGAGGCGGGAACTGATGGAGCAGACCGCCGCGCTGGGATTGCCGGTCCTGGAGGACGGAGCTTATCAGGACCTGTGGCTGGATGCCCCTCCTCCCCCGCCGCTGAAAGCTCTGGACAGAAACGGAAGCGTTCTGCACCTGGGCACTCTGTCCAAATCCGCTAGTCCCGGTCTACGTATCGGTTGGGTTGCCGGTCCCGAGCAGGTGATCCGGCGTCTCGCCGATATCAAAATGCAGACCGACTACGGCGCAAGCTCTCTCTCGCAGCTGGCGGCGGCCAAGTGGCTGGAGGACGGCTGCCACGAACGGCATTGCAGCGCCCTGCGCCTCACGCTGCGCCGCCGGCGCGATCTGATGCTGGAGCTGCTGGAGCGCCATTTTGCTGGACTGGCGGAATGGAGCAAGCCTGCGGGCGGCTTCTATGTATGGCTGCGCCTGAACCGGCCCGTGCCGCTGCCGAAGCTGTTCCGCGCGGCGCTGGCGGAAGGCCTGCTGCTGAACACCGGCGATCTGTACGACCGTTCCGACGCAAGGCATCTTCGCCTGTCCTACGCTTATGCCTCCCCAACCGGACTGGAACGGGGACTTGCCAAGCTGGCGGAGCTTATCCGCCGGTTTAACCGGATGGCCTGACGCCTGGAGGGCAGCGGATTGCCTATGCAATCCGGGCGGCTGCGGCCGAAGATCGGACGGCGGGGCCTGCGCAATCCGGACGGCCGGGCCTCGACGACTAGTCTGCGCAATCCGGACGACCAGGCCTCGGACGACTAGTCTGCGCAATCCGGGCGGCGGAAGCCAACCGGTCTTTTTGCCCCGACGGAAGCACAATCCGAATGCGCTACGTCTGCCGCTTATCCTGCGGCCCGGGCAGCGTAACGACAAACGCCGCTCCCTCCCCGGGATGGCTCTCCGCGCGGACATCACCCTGGTGAAGGTCGATGATCTTCTTCACCAGCGACAGTCCCAGCCCGCTGCCCCCGCCGCCCGAGCTTCTCGCCTTGTCCGCCTTGAAGAACCGTTCGAAGATGCGGGGCAAATCTTCTTCTCCGATACCCGCGCCGGTATCGGAGATCACGACCTCCGCTCCCCCATTCAGAGGACGCGCGGCAACGGTGATCGTCCCGCCCGCCGGAGTAAACTTGATGCTGTTATGCAGCAGATTGGTCCAGACCTGGCTTAGCAGATCTTCCACCGCCGTCACCGTCGTTTCCGCAAGCTCCGCTTCCACTTCAACCCCTTTGCCCATCCACTGCGGCTCGCAGGCCAGAATCATGTTTCGAAGCTGTTTGTCCAGGCGGTAAGGCTTCGCTTCGAACGGGAAGTTCCCCGACTCCAATACCGACAGCTTCAGCAGACTGTCGCTCACTCCCGACAGCCTGGCGCTTTCCGCCTCGATGATATCCAAATAATGCTCTCGGGTCTCCCGGCTGATCTCGTCGCTGCGCAGCGCGCGGGCGAAGCCCCGGATGGAAGTGAGCGGCGACTGGATTTCATGCGACACATTCGAGATGAAATCCTGGGTCATCGTCTCCATCCGGCTCAGCTCGCTGGCCATTTCATTGATCTCCTCCACCAGCTCGCCGAACTGGCCGTAGCGCTCGACGTGTTCCACCTTGACGGTAAAATCGCCTTGGGCAATCCGCCGGACGGCGTTCATAATCGGGATATAAAAGGACCTGGACCGCTCACTGCGCGGACGGCGGGTCCGGGCTGTTTGCTCGGGACGCCTTCTCTCAAGGCGCTCTCGCTCAGGAGGCTTACGCGCCGACGCCCCGCTCGCCCGGAAACCTCTCGCGCAGCCGATTGATGTGCACGTCGAGCGTGCGTTCGTTGCCCTCATAATCATAACCCCAGATTTCCTCGATCAGCCGGTCGCGCGACAGCGTCTGTCCCGGATAGCTGGCCAGCTTGAACAGATTTAGTATCGCATTCCCCCACCTCTAAGCCAACAGCGAAGGTGGGGGTTAGACACGTCTGCTTAACAAACATATGTTCTTGTGTTATGCTAGTTCCAACAAACTTGCGATGGAGGCGTGTCTCATGAAGGTGGTCAAAACACTCAAACATCCGATTATGTCTCACCACCGCATGCTAGATGCGACTCTCCTTGTGTATCAAGAGGCGCTCTCGTTCTTGATTACGGTCATTCAAGAGCAGTTTATGGCCTTGGAATCGTTATCCACCCAAGCGGTTGTGACAGCGGTAGAACGGCTGACTCACCGTACCAGACATAATCCGAATCCGCTCTACGCCGAGTTTGATCAACGATTCTATAAGTTTCCTTCGTACTTCCGCAGAAGTGCTATTGCGGAAGCGTTTGGCATTGTGAAAAGTCATCATTCCCGTTTTCAGCTTTGGCAAGCCGAGCGACAACATGCTGGGCAAGAAGGGAAACGCTTTTCGAAAAAACCGCCGACACTCCAAGCTCGGCATCAGGCGTTCCCTTGCTTGTACAAAGGCAATATGTTCAAACGAACCTCCGATACGACAGCCAACATCAAGATATTTCATCAAGGCGATTGGGTATGGCTCCCCATTACTTTTAAAGGCCAAGACCTATTCAAACGTAACGTGTGGAGCATGAAAGAATGCAGCCCCACATTAGTCCGAAAAGGAAAACGCTATGCCCTTCATATCGCCTATGAAGGGGAGGTGAAGTTGACTCAGGCGGAACTTTCCAAGCAGCGGGTGTGTGCCGTTGATTTGGGGTTAACGAATTCCGCAGTTTGTTCCGTGATGGACGCTAACGGCACTGTCTTGGCGAGGGTATTTATCAACCAAGCCAAAGAAAAAGACCGATTGCGCCAAATCACAGGCAAACTGAAACAAGCCCAGCGACAATCCGGTATAGGGGCAAAACCGAATTTCTGGCGGCGGATGAATGGCTTACAGACGCATATCGTCCACGATACCGCGCATCAAATCCTCGCCTTTGCCCAAAAGCACAGCGCAGATGTCATTGTCATGGAGTATTTAGGCAAGATGCGTTTGCCTAAAGGAACGTGGGGAGCCAAGCGGCTTCGTGCCAAACTCCAGTTTTGGGCGAAACGGCGCATCCAAACAAAAGTGACCGAAATGGCGCATTTTCTGGGGATGCGGGTTTCCATGGTCAACCCTGTGAATACAAGTGCGCTTGCTTTTGATGGCAGTGGATTTGTACAACGAAACACGAAGCGTGATGTTGCTGTATTCGCAACAGGCAAAACGTATCACGCGGACCTTAATGCCTCGTATAACATCGGCGCACGGTACGTGTTGCGCAGTATACACAAAGCCATATCTGAAAAGATGTGGTTGTCCTTGGAGGCCAAAGACCCTTCATTGGCAAAACGAACGTATTGGACGTTGGCTTCCCTCATTCGGGTGCAACAGGCGTTGAGTCTTTAGGTCATGAAGCCTCGCAGCGTGTGCAACCCTGTATCGATGCCAACAGAAGCCCCCACTTCATGCGTAAGCTAAGTGGGGGAGAGTTCACCAGCAGCTCGTACTCTTTCAACGGCAGCGTCAGAATGCCGTCATCCGATTGAATTTCATAGGTTTTCCGGTTCATCTTCAGCCTGCCGACGGCAACGCTCTGGGCAGCCGAAATTTGATACCGTTTCAAGAGCGCTTTGACGCGGGCCATCAATACGGGAGGCTCGAACGGTTTTACGAGATAATCATCGCTTCCCAGTTCAAACCCCTTCACAATCTGCGAAGTTTCGCCTTTGGCCGTAAGCATAAGCAGCGGAAAATCGTAGGCCTTACGCAGCTCGCGGCAGAGCTGCCAGCCGTCCACGTTCGGCATCATAACATCGAGAATGACCATGTCTACCGCATGGTCTTCAAGAAAATCCAGCGCTTCCCTTCCGTCGGAAGCCTCGCATACTTCCATTCCCTCAGCTTTCAGAAATACGGCTACCAACTCGCGGATGTGCGGATCGTCGTCCACCACCAGTATTTTTGCCATGCCCGGCACTCTCCTCCCCTTCGCCGTGTTCTCTTGGTTCCGTATCGGCCGTTTGCAGCTGCTGCTGCGCAAATTCGCGGTAGAGCTTATGCTCCAGCAGCAGTTCTTCGTGTCTTCCCCTGCCGGTAATCTCGCCTTTTTCCATAAAAAGAATCTGGTCGGCATTGACCACCGTAGACAGCCGGTGCGCGATCACGATCGTCGTCCGACCCTTCATCAAATTGGACAGCGCCTTCTGCACAACCGCCTCGGATTTGCTGTCGAGACTCGAAGTGGCTTCGTCCAGCATCAGGATCTTCGGATCTCTCAGCAGCGCCCGAGCGATTGCGATCCGCTGCCGCTGTCCGCCGGACAGCTTCACGCCGCGCTCGCCGACATCAGTGTCGTAGTCGTCCGGCAGCTCGTCGATAAAGGTGTCGGCATACGCCATGGCCGCCGCCTTTCGCATTTCCGTTAAATCAACCTCGCGGCCAAGTCCGTAGCGGAGATTGTCGGCAATCGTGCCGGCCAGCAGCGGGCTTTCCTGGGAGACATAGCCGATAGCGCCGCGCCAGGAGGACAGCGAGAAATCGGAAATCGGCTTGCCGCCAAGCCGGATCACGCCTTCCTGCGGCTCATAGAAGCGTTCCAGCAGGGAGAACAGCGTCGTCTTTCCGCCGCCGCTTGGTCCGACAATCGCCGTTACCTCACCCGGCGCGATGGAGCAGCTTACCTTGTTCAGCACGGACTCGCCTTTTTTATACCCGAAGGAAACATTGTCCAGTGCAATCGGCAGACGCCCGCCGTCCGCCATCTCTTCCCCTTCATAGTTCTCTTCTTCATGCATCAGCGTCTCCATGATCCGTTCCGAAGCGCCCATGGCTTTCTGAATTTGGGTGAAGAAGGTGGTCAGCTGGGTGAGCGGCATAACGATCTGGATCAGATACAGGATAAAAGCAACCAGCTCCCCCGCCGTCAGCGCGCCGCTGGACACCTGTACGCCGCCGTAACCGATAATGACGACCAGCAGCATCATAAATACGAACGAGACAAGCGGAGTGATCCATGCGCTGACCTTGCCCTCGCGTATACCGTAGGAGAGCAGGTTCATAATGACGCTTTTTCCGGATTCGTATTCCCGGCGCTCCGCTCCGGACGCCTTAACGAGCCTGATTTCTGACAGCACCCCGCTCAGCACCGCCGTGAAGGAAGCCGTCTCATCCTGCATGCCTTTGGAGATCTTGTACATCTTCCGGCCCAGCGGAACGAGAATCAGCGCCGAAAGAGGCAGCACGGTGAACAGAACCAGCGTCATTCTCCAATTCAAATAAAAGAGTACCGAGATCGAGCCGATGATGGAAATGAGGCCGGTGAACAGACTGGCGGCATGCTCCGATACAAGCGTCTTGATGATGCCCGTATCGTTCGTCATGCGGCTGACGCTCTCCCCCGTCCGGATATCGTTGTAATAGGAGACAGGAAGCGCCAGAAGCTTGCGCCACAGCCGGTCTCTGAGACCGGCCACGATCTTCTGCCCCGCATAGTTCAGCAGATAGACGGACACGCCCGCAGCTATGGTCTGGGCGACGAAGGCGCCGGCGATTCCGGCGATCTGCAGCCGGCTTACCGAGGACAGCGAGAAGCCGTCGACCAGCCCTTTGGTAAACATGGGAATAACGAGGGACACCAGCGTGGAAATGACGCTAAGGGTAATAGCCAGGGCCAGCAGGCCATACGGCGGCTTCGTTTCTTTAAGCAATTTCAGAAATGAACGGATGCTCTTTCGATCCGTCGACGTTGAGTTCGTCATTAAAGGTCCTTCCCTTCTTGTCGGGGTTTATAATGACAAAATACGCCCTCATTGTAAACTGAAGTTAAACTAGCCAATCCGCGGCGGCGCGGTAATCTTCCGGAGTGTTCATGTTGAGCAGGGGAGATGGCCCTCCGTCCAAAGCGCCCGCAAAGCCCGATTCCGGGACATACAGCACATCCAGGCTCTCCAGCCATTCCATAACCTTGAATCTTCCCTGGGATAAGGCCATTTCCAATCCCGGAAGGGTAGACTTATGGTACAGCCCCAGCAGCGGCTGGACTTTGCCCGAGACAGAGACCGGCACGGCCGCAGCCCGCCCGGCGCTCCGTTCCAAGGCGTCCATGATATACCGCATAAACGCTGCGGAAGCGAACGGCAAATCGCAGGCGGCGGCAAAATGCCAGTCCACTGGCGAAACGCTCATGCCTGCATGGAGTCCTGCCAGCGGACCGCAGCCGGGGAAGCGGTCCGCAGCCTGCTGAAGCCGCAGGAAACGGTAGTCCTCCCGCTCCTTCTCTCCGCAGGCGACCGTCACCGGCTCCGCGATTTCACCGAGCGCGGCGGCAACGCGGGCAATCGCCGGAATGCCGCCGAATTCCAGAAGCGCTTTGTCGGCACCCATCCGCCTGGAGCGGCCTCCGGCGATGATGATTCCGGCAATTTGCATCATAATAATGTCTCCTTTTCCAAAATTATTTCTACTAAAAGTAAATATCCCCCTATAAAATCCGTACATTTGGCAAAATCAGAAAAAGCTGGTTTGTATACCTTTTCAACTAATGTTACAGTGATAATAGCGGCTATGGCGGCTCTGGTTCAACATGCACAGCATTTGCGGGAGGAGAGCATCCAACTTGCAGGAGAATACTGGAAGCCCATATACTTTCACATCTTTGAAATGGTTTAACTTTTTTGTATACGGAACCATGGTTCTGTTTACCAGTTTCTTTCAATTTTATTTACAGGACGTAGGGATGAACAAGCTGGAAATCGGTGTGCTGATGTCGATCAGCCCATTCGTTTCGATCTTCGCCAACCCGTTCTGGGGAATATGGTCCGGCCGTTATCACAATATCCGGGTTATCGTCCTGCTGATGCTGGCGGGGACGCTTTTGTTTTCCCAATTCATATTTCAGG
This region of Paenibacillus sp. URB8-2 genomic DNA includes:
- the moaA gene encoding GTP 3',8-cyclase MoaA — its product is MMELLTDPFGRVHDYMRISVTDRCNLRCIYCMPAEGMQFQPHDEIMSYEEISSVVKALAPAGLRKIRLTGGEPLVRKDLERLVAMLSSIPGIEDLSLTTNGLLLPAKAAVLKEAGLTRVNISLDSLRQERFSMITRGGEVAKVLKGIEAAEAAGLSPIKLNVVLMKGINDDEIKDFIALTLNSPLNVRFIEYMPIGSATDAWRQTYLPLERVLEACREAGWETEEAHPPAGNGPSQDSRVVGAKGTFGLIHPVSEHFCDNCNRLRLTADGHIKACLYWSDEYNVRPLAGDPEAVRGLFRKALGGKPHNHEMALALEKKAQSHTPTTRRMSQIGG
- a CDS encoding sensor histidine kinase — protein: MGCARGFRASGASARKPPERERLERRRPEQTARTRRPRSERSRSFYIPIMNAVRRIAQGDFTVKVEHVERYGQFGELVEEINEMASELSRMETMTQDFISNVSHEIQSPLTSIRGFARALRSDEISRETREHYLDIIEAESARLSGVSDSLLKLSVLESGNFPFEAKPYRLDKQLRNMILACEPQWMGKGVEVEAELAETTVTAVEDLLSQVWTNLLHNSIKFTPAGGTITVAARPLNGGAEVVISDTGAGIGEEDLPRIFERFFKADKARSSGGGGSGLGLSLVKKIIDLHQGDVRAESHPGEGAAFVVTLPGPQDKRQT
- a CDS encoding response regulator transcription factor → MAKILVVDDDPHIRELVAVFLKAEGMEVCEASDGREALDFLEDHAVDMVILDVMMPNVDGWQLCRELRKAYDFPLLMLTAKGETSQIVKGFELGSDDYLVKPFEPPVLMARVKALLKRYQISAAQSVAVGRLKMNRKTYEIQSDDGILTLPLKEYELLVNSPPLSLRMKWGLLLASIQGCTRCEAS
- a CDS encoding LysE/ArgO family amino acid transporter, with the translated sequence MTEVVMHGVILAVGLILPLGAQNIFVFNQGALHSRYTRALPVVITAALCDTLLIFAAVGGVSLAVLSLHWLTPFIYGAGAVFLTVMGRQILRGGTAGEQAAVLPPKEQVAYALSVSLLNPHALMDTVGVIGTSSLQYGAAERWAFAAAAAGVSWLWFMGLSAAGRALGKADPSGRLVRLLNIFSALLLWGMAGYMAWKLWAELTV
- a CDS encoding ABC transporter ATP-binding protein — protein: MTNSTSTDRKSIRSFLKLLKETKPPYGLLALAITLSVISTLVSLVIPMFTKGLVDGFSLSSVSRLQIAGIAGAFVAQTIAAGVSVYLLNYAGQKIVAGLRDRLWRKLLALPVSYYNDIRTGESVSRMTNDTGIIKTLVSEHAASLFTGLISIIGSISVLFYLNWRMTLVLFTVLPLSALILVPLGRKMYKISKGMQDETASFTAVLSGVLSEIRLVKASGAERREYESGKSVIMNLLSYGIREGKVSAWITPLVSFVFMMLLVVIIGYGGVQVSSGALTAGELVAFILYLIQIVMPLTQLTTFFTQIQKAMGASERIMETLMHEEENYEGEEMADGGRLPIALDNVSFGYKKGESVLNKVSCSIAPGEVTAIVGPSGGGKTTLFSLLERFYEPQEGVIRLGGKPISDFSLSSWRGAIGYVSQESPLLAGTIADNLRYGLGREVDLTEMRKAAAMAYADTFIDELPDDYDTDVGERGVKLSGGQRQRIAIARALLRDPKILMLDEATSSLDSKSEAVVQKALSNLMKGRTTIVIAHRLSTVVNADQILFMEKGEITGRGRHEELLLEHKLYREFAQQQLQTADTEPREHGEGEESAGHGKNTGGGRRSAHPRVGSRISES
- the mobA gene encoding molybdenum cofactor guanylyltransferase, which encodes MMQIAGIIIAGGRSRRMGADKALLEFGGIPAIARVAAALGEIAEPVTVACGEKEREDYRFLRLQQAADRFPGCGPLAGLHAGMSVSPVDWHFAAACDLPFASAAFMRYIMDALERSAGRAAAVPVSVSGKVQPLLGLYHKSTLPGLEMALSQGRFKVMEWLESLDVLYVPESGFAGALDGGPSPLLNMNTPEDYRAAADWLV
- a CDS encoding aminotransferase-like domain-containing protein; translation: MWHSAGISSVDWRPDPASPLPLYAQIAGYFRAKIGCGDWPAGMKLPPQRELARQLGVNRSTVVAALDQLAALGLIEGRQGGGTRIAAERANRGMAGSWNDYVEEGIHYPNLPAVQAINRLEFQPELLRLGTGEPAPELLPGEEMRSILADLARDELPLAYEEPLGSLRLRRALSAELGRSGIQAAPSSILILSGALQGFQLISLGLLPKGSTVLLEKPSYLYSIHSFQSAGVKLHGLPMDGRGLMAEGLEDAAVRTKAALLYTIPAFHNPTGILMDAERRRELMEQTAALGLPVLEDGAYQDLWLDAPPPPPLKALDRNGSVLHLGTLSKSASPGLRIGWVAGPEQVIRRLADIKMQTDYGASSLSQLAAAKWLEDGCHERHCSALRLTLRRRRDLMLELLERHFAGLAEWSKPAGGFYVWLRLNRPVPLPKLFRAALAEGLLLNTGDLYDRSDARHLRLSYAYASPTGLERGLAKLAELIRRFNRMA
- a CDS encoding RNA-guided endonuclease TnpB family protein — translated: MKVVKTLKHPIMSHHRMLDATLLVYQEALSFLITVIQEQFMALESLSTQAVVTAVERLTHRTRHNPNPLYAEFDQRFYKFPSYFRRSAIAEAFGIVKSHHSRFQLWQAERQHAGQEGKRFSKKPPTLQARHQAFPCLYKGNMFKRTSDTTANIKIFHQGDWVWLPITFKGQDLFKRNVWSMKECSPTLVRKGKRYALHIAYEGEVKLTQAELSKQRVCAVDLGLTNSAVCSVMDANGTVLARVFINQAKEKDRLRQITGKLKQAQRQSGIGAKPNFWRRMNGLQTHIVHDTAHQILAFAQKHSADVIVMEYLGKMRLPKGTWGAKRLRAKLQFWAKRRIQTKVTEMAHFLGMRVSMVNPVNTSALAFDGSGFVQRNTKRDVAVFATGKTYHADLNASYNIGARYVLRSIHKAISEKMWLSLEAKDPSLAKRTYWTLASLIRVQQALSL